From one Lycium ferocissimum isolate CSIRO_LF1 chromosome 5, AGI_CSIRO_Lferr_CH_V1, whole genome shotgun sequence genomic stretch:
- the LOC132055438 gene encoding auxin-responsive protein IAA27-like yields MSIPLEHDYIGLSELEKSSDKISSSSSSSVNQKNTDVLNLKETELRLGLPGSESPGVSIFGKDLENKSLGLNPLSNLTSRTKRGFSDAIDASGKWDLSINCRSETDGDKGNLVFSPKRNGGSRPVEEKKSITTSKAQVVGWPPIRSFRKNTLATKKNDGEGKTGSSNCLYVKVSMDGAPYLRKVDIKTYSNYAQLSSALEKMFSCFSIGQCTSDRLPGQEKLSESHLMDLLNGSEYVLTYEDKDGDWMLVGDVPWEMFIDSCKRLRIMKSSEAIGLAPRAINKCKNQN; encoded by the exons ATGTCTATACCATTAGAACATGATTACATTGGTTTATCAGAACTGGAAAAAAGTTCTGAtaaaatatcttcttcttcatcttcctctGTTAATCAGAAAAATACTGATGTTCTCAACCTTAAAGAGACTGAGCTGAGACTTGGGTTGCCTGGTTCTGAGTCTCCTGGGGTTTCTATTTTTGGCAAAGATTTGGAAAATAAAAGTTTGGGTCTTAACCCTTTAAGCAACTTAACATCAAGAACAAAAAGGGGGTTTTCTGATGCCATTGATGCATCTGGAAAATGGGATTTATCTATTAATTGCAGATCCGAAACTGATGGGGATAAAGGAAACTTGGTGTTTTCCCCAAAAAGAAATGGAGGTTCAAGGCctgttgaagaaaaaaagtcTATTACTACTTCAAA GGCACAAGTTGTAGGATGGCCACCAATTAGGTCATTCAGGAAAAATACACTGGCTACTAAGAAAAATGATGGTGAAGGGAAAACAGGTTCAAGTAATTGCCTTTATGTGAAGGTTAGCATGGATGGTGCTCCATATTTGAGGAAGGTTGATATCAAAACTTACAGCAACTATGCACAGCTCTCATCAGCACTTGAAAAGATGTTCAGCTGCTTCAGTATTG GTCAGTGTACCAGTGATAGACTTCCAGGGCAAGAGAAACTTAGCGAAAGTCACTTGATGGATCTTCTCAATGGTTCTGAGTATGTGCTGACTTATGAAGACAAGGATGGTGATTGGATGCTCGTCGGAGATGTTCCTTGGGA GATGTTCATAGACTCATGCAAGAGATTGCGGATCATGAAAAGCTCAGAGGCAATTGGGCTAG CTCCAAGGGCCATAAACAAGTGCAAGAACCAAAATTAA